The genomic window CACCTGCCGCCCGAGGATGTGGTGTTCCGCCGCGTGGCCGCCGGCGCCCATGCCGATGTGCTGGAACTCGCCCCCCAGGCCGAACCCGGCAAGCGGCGCATCATCAAGGTGGAGGAGGTGCGCGCCGCCCGCCATTTCCTGGCCCTGACGGCGGCCGAGGGCGGCTGGCGCGTGGTGCTGGTGGATGGGGCGGAGGCGATGGAGGCGGCCTCCGCCAACACCATTCTCAAGACGCTGGAGGAACCGCCGCCGCGGACCGTGCTGCTGCTGGTGACGGATGCGCCGGGGCGACTGCTGCCCACCATCCGCAGCCGCTGCCGGCGCCTCGACCTGTTCCCGCTGGAAGAGGGCGCCATGGCGGAGTGCCTCGCCACCCTGCTGCCCGACACGTCCGCGGAGGATCGCGCCGCGCTGATGGAACTGGCCGAGGGCGCGCCCGGCCGCGCGCTGGAACTGGCCGAAGGGCAGGGGGTGGAGCTGGCGAGGCTGGCCCGTTCCGTGCTGGAGGCGCTGCCCGATGCCGCCGGCGCCCATGCCCTGGCCGACCGTATCGCCGGACGCGATGCGGCGCTGGCCTTCCCGG from Roseococcus microcysteis includes these protein-coding regions:
- a CDS encoding DNA polymerase III subunit delta' → MSPRATPSLFGHAEAEASLARAFHSGRLAHAWLFCGPPGIGKATLAWRFARWVLAGGPHARPPLHLPPEDVVFRRVAAGAHADVLELAPQAEPGKRRIIKVEEVRAARHFLALTAAEGGWRVVLVDGAEAMEAASANTILKTLEEPPPRTVLLLVTDAPGRLLPTIRSRCRRLDLFPLEEGAMAECLATLLPDTSAEDRAALMELAEGAPGRALELAEGQGVELARLARSVLEALPDAAGAHALADRIAGRDAALAFPAFFALLVRQLTQSVREAARGGAMPGWLATRPLAAWAEAASALTQQAQEAERLSLDRRQAVLVAMETLRGR